Genomic window (Methanobrevibacter ruminantium):
TAGCTTCAAGAGGGTTAGCTGAACCTTCTCCTCTATGGTATTGTGTATTAGGATTGTAATGGAACTTAAGACCTAACTCTGGATCTGTGTGAGATGGAGATGGATAGACCAATAGCTCATTATCATAAAACTCTCTGTTAGAAATATTAATTAAAGACTCATGACGACTTCTGTAGTGCCATTTAAGCATTTTAACTGGGAATGATAACTTACATAAGTGCAATATGCTTTCCATATCCAAAGCAGTTGCAACCTCTTCCCCACTTTCACTGTCAGTCATCTGGTCAAAGAAGCTTGTTGGAGGCAATTGTTGAGTGTCTCCCATAACAACTGCAGTCTTACCTCTCATGAATGCACCTAATGCATCTTCAGGTTTCACTTGACTTGCTTCATCGAAAATAACTACATCAAACTGCAATTTAGGATTTGTGGGATCAAGATATTGTGCAATGGACAATGGACTCATCATAAAGACAGGTTTAATCTTCTTAATGGTTCCTCCTGCCTTTTCAAGCAATGTTCTCACTGGCAAATGGCCGCTTTTTCTTGTAAATTCTCCAGCTAATACCTTAGCTTCTGGGTCATTTACAGCACCATATATCTTAGGAATTTCACTGTTTAGCTTATTGAATATCCTTTTTCTATTCAAGTTAATGATCTTTACATCCAAATCCTTGAATTCCTTGATTCTATTTTCGTGCAATTCACCAATGAATGTTGCTAAAGTGTCATTTTCATTGAATACAATATTAAGTAAACTGTCTGCAAAATTTCCTAAAACCATTGGTTTAACATCATCTTTCTTAATGTTTCTTTTTTCAATGGTTTTAATGAATAATGATACTTCACTGTTCCTGCACGCTCTTTTGGTGTTGGAATACTGGGACCATAAATGTAAGCTTGATAATTGACCTTTCCATTTATTCAATTGATTTTCCCATTTGTCAAATGGAACATCATCTGTTTCTCTTTTAAAGATTATTTTACTTCTTGGATTTAATTTGGATTCCAATTTTTTAAGATTTTCATAGAATCTATTTCCCTTTTCAACATAGTCATCTATGCTTGAATCCATATCATGAAGGAAAAGGTCATTTGAAAGCATTTTAACAGTGGTTTCACTAAAAGTGCCATTAGATAGGAGATAGACAAATTTGTTCATCCAATTTGCCACTTGCTTCAAGTCATTTATATTTGCATTTTCACTCCATAAATCACCGAAATATACTCTTCCAAGGGCCTCATTATCCTTGAGGCTTTGTCTGATTTTAATGTGATTTCTTACTTTAATCAAGTCATTTAAAGCTTCTCTATCACTTGGAACATTGCCATTATAAAGTTTATAAAGCTCTTCCTTATGGGAATTACCTCCAAAGAGCTTGAATTTCTTATTGGATTCCTTTTCCAAATCATATATGATTGTATCTAAATCTGCAACAAGAAGATAATCTGAGAATTTATTAAATAATCCTGAGGCATGCTGATAATGTTGCAATAGCTTAATAAGCTCCAATGATTTCTCTGGACTATTGAACCAATACTTGCTTAACAAGACAGAACTATCCACTAAGTTAGCGCTTTCACTATTTAAAATGTTTAATGCAGTAATTGAATCCTCGTATTCCTTTAATGTATTAGGAATCTTAATGCCATAGATTTCATTTACAACATTCATTTCATATCTGAAATCACTTAAAGACTCTAAGCTATCTCTAATCAATAATTCAATTTCCCTTAAATCTGCAGGAAGCAAACTCTTTGGATTGCAATAGCTCCATGGATTGTTTTTGGAAATGGTTGAATATAATTCTGCTAAATTCTCTAATGATATGATGATATCATCCAATTCTTTCATGGATAAGTCTTCAGCATTGTTGAATCTGACTAATGGCAATAATTTACTTTGTCTTGCAAAATAGTCTTCTGAAGACTCTTTCATACCATACAATTCAAATGGTGTGAGATTTACATTAGCCATTGGAGTGTGAATGATTTCCGCATATTGGTCTAATTGGTCACGTAAGTTTTCAAGCTTTCTTAAGGTTTGATCTAATTTCAAATCTCTTGTAGCCCTTACATTAGTTGCTTTCTTAAGGTTTTTCAAGAATTGCTTTCGTCTTGTCTTGTGTGAATGCAATTCCAATACGAATTTACCAAGACCAACACTATCCAATCTGCTTTTTACTACTTCAAGTGCAGCCATCTTTTCACTTACAAAAAGAACTGTCTTTCCTTCTGCAATAAGCTCTGCAATTAAGTTTACGATAGTTTGTGATTTACCGGTTCCTGGAGGTCCCTCTACAACTAGATTATGGCCTGCCTTAACGTTTTCTATAACTGCAATCTGTGATGAATCAGCGTCCAAGACCTGATACATTGTTTTATAATGAAGTTTTTCATCCACATCCTCTTCCTCAAATGTATCCTCATAGACATTTTTGCTTGGATTAAAAATTGACTGAATAAGCTCATTTTTAGTTAAATCAACATCTTTGCTCCAACTTTCAGGATTCAAGTCATTGTACATGACAAATTTAGTAAATGAGAAGAATCCTAAAGCCACATCATCCTTAACATCCCATTTGCTAAATGGTCTAATTGCCTTTTTTACATCAGCTAAATACTGGTTTACACCTTCAATGTATGAGGTTTGCTCAAATTTAGGAAGCTCTATTCCTGCTTCACGTAATTTAGCTTGAATTGAGATGTTGTTTTGAATGTCTTCTCCAGTCCAGGATAATGAAAATGAGTTTCCAACCTTCTTACGTTCCATAGCCACTGGAATAAGAATAAGTGGAGCCAAATTCTTTTGTCTTGGTTTCTTCTTGTCAATCCATTCTATAAAACCAAGAGCTATATATAGGATATTATAACCTTGTTCCTGAACCATTGTCTTTGATTGCTGGTCAATGTAAAATAGTCTTTTTTGAAGCTCACTAGGTGTCAAATCAGCTTTTAATGTCTTATCGCTTTCAGATGACAAGAATTCTTTTGTTTGATCTATAAAAGTGTGGGCTCTTGATTTCTTAGTCTCTGCCTTATTAGGAGAGAAATACATTTTCTTATTCTCTAAAACAAGGATCTTATATGCATTCATAGGTGATTGGTTAATGATACTGAGATTCCTGTTTCTTGCCTTAAAACTAAGAAGAGGGTTTCTTAAAGTTAAATCCAAGAGTTCTTTTCTTAGATTTTTAAACTCCTTCTCAATATCCTTATTAGATATAGTGTTGTTTTTTGATGGTGTTCTGAATTGCATATTACCAATCCCTTTTTAGGTGAAATTATAATAAAATTTTTAAGATTTTTATAAAATACTTAATAATTTTTGATACAATTATATTTATATTTATAGTAATTTATAAAGTTTTGTAAATAGCAATTTTTATATAAAAGTCTAAAATAAATTTAATTGGAATAAAAACAATAATCTATTCTTTATTGCTTAAATAAAAGAAAATCATTTGATTAAATTTTAATCGTTTTTTAATATAAAAACATTTATAATACAATTAATAAAAATATGTTTATATATACAATATTAAATAATTTATCTAGTTTAAGAGATTAAATGTAATTTAATAGTTAGATGTTTAAGTGATTTAAAAATTTTGGAGATTAGAAATGGATTATAAATCAAAATTTGGATTTGGATGCATGAGATTGCCTCAAACTGATAAGAATGACCCTACTAAAATTGATCAGGAATTATTTAATGAAATGGTAGACCTTTATATGGAAAAGGGATTCAATTACTTTGATACCTCATTTGCTTATCATAATGGAGTAAGTGAAGTTGCTATGAGAAAAGCAATTGTTGAAAGATATCCTAGAGAATCCTATAAGATATGTGATAAAATGCCTTCTTGGGCATTGACAAGTGAAGAGGATAATGATAAATTTGTTAATACCATGCTTGAAAGGCTTGGAATAGACTATTTTGATGTATTTTTTATACATAATATCAATATTCCATGGCTAAAGTTAGCTGAAGAGCACAATTCATTTGAATATATAAAAAACATGAAAGAGCAAGGAATAGCCAAGAAAATAGGTATCAGTTTCCATGACAACTCTGATTTGCTTGAAAAATTCCTTGATAAATATGCAGATATTCTTGATATAGTTCAATTGGAACTTAATTACTTGGATTGGGAAGATCCAGCAATTGAAGCTCACAAATGCTATGATTTATGCGTAAAGCATGGACTTGAAGTTTATGTAATGGAACCGCTAAAAGGTGGAGTTATTGTTAATCAACCAGAAAGCATTAATGATGATTTTAAGGCATTCAATCCAGATAAGTCAATTGCAAGCTTTGCATTAAGATTCTGTGCATCATTGGAACATGTGAAAATGGTTTTAAGTGGAATGAATAAGATGGAAGATCTATTGGATAATATAGATACCTTTGAAAACTTTGAGCCATTAAGTGAAGAGGAACATGAATTCTTATTAAAAGAAGCAGGCAAATTAAGAG
Coding sequences:
- a CDS encoding aldo/keto reductase; its protein translation is MDYKSKFGFGCMRLPQTDKNDPTKIDQELFNEMVDLYMEKGFNYFDTSFAYHNGVSEVAMRKAIVERYPRESYKICDKMPSWALTSEEDNDKFVNTMLERLGIDYFDVFFIHNINIPWLKLAEEHNSFEYIKNMKEQGIAKKIGISFHDNSDLLEKFLDKYADILDIVQLELNYLDWEDPAIEAHKCYDLCVKHGLEVYVMEPLKGGVIVNQPESINDDFKAFNPDKSIASFALRFCASLEHVKMVLSGMNKMEDLLDNIDTFENFEPLSEEEHEFLLKEAGKLRENLAVPCSECGYCLKACPLEIPIPEYFRLYNHHKVQKESNIYRLYYDKLGEEKVPASDCTQCETCIDYCTQKINIPEKLEEVCEHFQEGFSPYG